Genomic window (Grus americana isolate bGruAme1 chromosome 10, bGruAme1.mat, whole genome shotgun sequence):
ACTATATAATTTTGGAAGTAAGTACTTAAGATTAATTTTGACAGCTAGAAGAGGCCCAAGGAAGTCTGCAGGAGGGCAATTAAATTTTGAATACAAATTATTTACGCAAACATTAGTGTACTGTAATTACAGCATAAAACTCACAACGTAGCTGATGGGTGCTTTTAACAAAAGCTCCaaatgaaagaaagggaagaaaaacagattacaaaataaataatctaaAGTTCTTCATGGTAGAAACGTTCATCGTGAAGCTGCCTACCATAATCCGTTGCTTCACTGTTAAGGAACAAATCCTGGTTCTTAAGgatttctgcttcagaaagctTTTTATCATCATTCAAATCCATTTCTTCAATAAGGTGAAgagcctttaaaataaatggaacatCGTGTGCACAGTTAATAGATATGAACATTTAGAAATATGCTTTTGGAACAGCTTTGTCAAAGTCCTGCCACAAAAGCATTATTTGTAACAAGCTAGAAGAGATTTTACATTCAGAACAGAGCCCTTCTTTCCTCAGTTTGTTTCCCTTTGCCTCTTTTATTTGGTGGCAAAATCGTAGTATCAAATCTCTACGCTCACTAGCAATTCTAAAGCAACAAATCAATGCCAAACCCACAGTTTTACTTTGAGGGCGGAAGACAGTATTAAACCAGGAAAGATTAATCATCTTCCTGGAAGTACCCATACTCCTTGAAATCCACGGGCGAATGCAGTACACGGCTTTAGCATACCATCTGCGGAAAATGCGGGCGGTACACAGCTTTAGCGTCTGATCCGCAGAAAACACAAGCTTAGCATGTCAGCCAGAGACCCTGTGCTTTCAGAGGGCCCCTCAGGACATTCAGCCACCAAGCGACAGCTACAATAGCAAGTCCTTGATGTGTGGGACCTCAACCAGGATTTGAGCCAACAAGGTCCTCAAGTTGAGCATTCTCTTTCAGAAGCGTGCACCAGTTATCTCAGTCACATACTTACCCTCTGTCTGACAAGATAAGCATCGTTTACAGTGCTCAGGTTAAGCTTaagctttctgagctgcaaaaaATGCTCCATGGCTATAATTCATCATTAAAATGTAACTGGAAAGTATTTCATGACAACCGTGAAAAAGGGTTTTCTACCTTCAGCAGTGGACAAGATAAGCCATCTATGCACAAGAACTTCAATTTTGGGTAGCAGTTCATGTTTTCCCTcatttgctgaaaacaaaagcttgcttttctgaaaaatcttttaaatactcTATCGTGACAATGTCAAATGAAACTGCAAGTTAAAACAATTCTCAGATTTTGGCTTATTTGAATATTATAAAAGGAGGGAAGTTcagcagtaaaacaaaaacGAATTGCAGAACATTTTAGTTGTAGCTTATTCACAAGTATTACATAGCTCAAAGCTAACAAGCTAGTACAGCAGCTCTATTGCACCTACTATTTCTGAGAAATAGAGGAGCCCTAGTATTacatgggttttgtttttattcgCTAAACATCTACAAACACAATGATTTAGAGAATCCGTCTGTTCCTACTTTTTTTGATTGGTTTGGCTCAACTGAACTGCTTACTgactttattttataaattaaatattacttaCATTTAGGCTGACTTACAtcaccaaaaaggactgaagaaaataacaggGACTAACGTCAGCCgagcagattttaaaagcagtctGCACGGCAAAAGCTAAAAGATTATTCAGACAAACATCCTGATAAACAAATATCAATTCCTGGAGATGGAATGTAcagtaatttttctatttttatgttatttagCTACTAGGTTTCTCAAGACATTTTGCAATGCCAAAATGAAACTGCAATATTCAGCTTTCACACAGCAGTTTATGACTTAAGTCAATCTCTTTAGGATTGATGACTTTGCTAAACCCTTAtattaactgaagaaaaaacccagcacagtggagaaacaaataaaaaaaatatttcttgcagaACTGAGCTATTACTACAGCACAGCCTTGCTGTAAGCTAAAATTCGACTGAATAGCAAAGAagtgctaaaaaaaaaccccaatgaagAAAACCAACACAGGCACGAATAGACTCAACACCGCACAGACTTCATGTCAGTTAGAACAGTattgtttctgtgaaataagAACCAACCGCCCTCAAGAGTCAGATGTTAAAAAAGTCTGTGCAAAGGCTTACAGATCCACATTTACAAAAATACCACTAGAGCAATTTAACAGCTAAGCTTCCTACGAGGTTAGATATGTGAGCAGCCAGTGCTGTGTGCAAGCCACGTTGCTTTTCCTGTCACCAACAGagctgaaaaaggaagaggtggGAACTCAGCAATGAGATGGTCCAACACAGCAGATGGGCTGTGCTGCTTAACACAAAGCCCCTCCTCTCTCTACCAGGAATTATGGAGGCCTGGGAAGACCTGTTGTTCCTGCCACTCTGAACACCAAAATCCTCCAGTGCAAAGGAAAGAGATTGGGACGAATGAAGATTAAAAGTTACtagcagagaggcagaaatctTCTCTACTGTAGTCAGCGACTGCAAAGTCTGCTTACTAAAATAGGTTGTTCTGGAACACTCAGTGCTTCTATTGCctgctacaaaaaaataaagatagcTAAAATGAGAATCCACTTAAACTTATATGGTGTTCTACCCCTCATTAAACCATTTTAATTATTATCAACATCAAAGTTTACATTACGGCATCTTGATTCATAGaatacttcctttttcttctacttACGAAGACAAGCTTTTGGTTCTACAATTTATGGTGATTTAGTCAGAAGAATCACGatcaatttgttttcaaaattatgcTGCCAGTATATAACAGCCTCTTTTAGTAGTATAGCTCATTAGCTTTACCTACAATAACTAAAAAATAACTGATTAAAATACTGTACCCTTAAGTCAAACCACATAAGCTATTTAAACATGTAGAAAAGCACTTTGTTAATTTACAAACATTCATACAATTAATAGGAATATCAAATCTACCTAATGCAGTTAAAGGACCTGCATTCTttgtcaaactgaaaaaaaaaaaagatacgcAAAGATCTACTAAGCATTCTTTGTCAACTACTAAGACATGATAAATCTGAATGCATCTACCATTTTGTTGCGATACCTTCAAAATACTACTGCATTAAGTAAAATCTAAACAGCAGTCAAAACACATACCTCCTCTTGTGCGATACCCTGATTATTAGGTACTATCCAAGACAACAGCTCTTGAGGGTTGAGTTTTCCATCATTATCCTTGTCGTAGTCATTCACAAAGCGATCCTTCTCCACAAGTATCCATTCTGGATCTTCCCTTGCAGCTAGGAAGACACATTTGTCAAGTTTAAAGCCACTCTACCTTAAAGCAGATGTTTTCACCTTTTCTCCCAAGCAAAGTCACTTAATCTCATAAAATAAAGTACAAAAGTGATTTCACTAAACAAAGGCAAGCCTTACAGACCAGTCCCACTagattaaataaatgcatgtgtctacatatgaaaaaaatgcttgtacAGATTGAGACAGAATTTAAAGCTAAGGTAATACTAAGACTGTAAGTTTACAGTTGAACTAAGTGGACATTAAAGGCAAGGGTTACCATCAACTGAACTGTTAATTTTAGTATCTCCACAATTACCCAAATGGATAGTGGAGAAAGCATACTTTACATAGAATGTGCTGCTGAGTAGATGGTTTCCTACTTATTGGCGCAGCTGACATACCAGTAGGAAAAAGTTAAAGCGGATGACAGAGATCTCGTGTGGTATTCACCTTGACTGAGTTACGACTGCTCTCTTCCATTAATGCATAGCAATCGTGTTGCAGGTGCCATTTTGCAACATAAGCAATACTATAGGGCCCCAGACATTGGTCATCTCAGCACTTAATGGATGGAGGAAAGTAGGGAAAAGCTTTAAACTGACAAGTGTCCCAAAAAGTAGGTAGATAACTAGGGTTTTGCAGTATATGGGATTATGAAACTTGTAAGGCCAAGTTATTAAGTTTTTTAATAACATTCTACTGTCTGTTCCCCTGCTTTAACATCAAGGGAGGCCCATCTGTGACAGCtaacagaaaaggcaaagctCTTGATTAGTGCAGGCTCAATAGACCAATTCTGCCGGCTTTCAAATtagcttactttttttttttttaaatacctggaATATATCCAAAGCAATCCcatttactgtttttatttatttgtacacTTGATTTATACTTACCTTGTGCACTGATATTGCATCCTGCAACCTAGCCAGCAATCTTAAACTTTTCTCTAACTCCTCAAGAAATTTGGAAGCAATTCATCAAACTGATCTTTCACTACTGATAAACATTGCATACAAGCATGAACAGATATTAAGACTTCTTAAACCTTATGGAAGTCAAAAGTAGTTGACACCACAAGCAGATaaagaacagtttaaaaataattaagtttatattagaaaagaagaaaaaagtgtgtagtctctctccttcccttctaaCATGTAGTTTGCAAGTAGACTATCCCCTAATGTCACAACGCACCACACACCGTtgcccaaaaccacaaaacaattGTGAAACCTGACCCACCATGTAGTTTATAGGTCATTTTCAAGTGTGCTGCAGGAACACTGTCTGCAGAAGAGGTGGCCTTTTGGAGAAAAGTTGAAGTAGTTTCTGCAATTATAGCTGATGCTGAATTCTGGCTAAAAAGTTTTAATGGCAAAGCTATTATCTTTCCTCTTACTGTGAGGAGCCTAGCAACAATTTCACTCCTTTCTCACAACTTCAGATAGAGTGGCTTAGAAAAGCTTTCTTCAAGTCAGAGCAGGATAAAGAACCCTGTAGTTGCATGAGAGACATTGTTTTTACTGGCTCTGGCAAACAAAGATGGTAATAAAAGGTGAAATTTCAGGTGGGTGAGTGAAGAAAAACTTGACTATTCCTCTATTTCTCCATATCCTCACGTGGCTTAAACACTTTCCCCAGCTAGGATGCTAGTCCTCACGTAAGAATTAGCACTCCTTAGCACCAATCAGACTTTCCACATGCCTCAAGCAACTGGTCTTTTTGGAACTGGAGGAGTTATTTGCCCTATCTTGTAGCAAATCAAATACAGCATATAAAACATTTATCTATTAGCAACATAGTTAGAGAAAAGTGCTGATAAACACCAAGGGAATGTCCTTTTTCTTGTTGAAGAAGAAATAGTGTAAGTTTAAGGAGGTGCAagagtggaggggaaaaaaaaaaacaacccaaaccaaaaatttAAAGCAGATAGGCTTTTGATTAACTGGTACAGTGAAGGGACTCCTTAGACTTCCCCTCCACCTCTCTTAAAACACACACAGCTCCAATCCTTCTAAAGCAAGGCTGACAGCTGCCTCCTTGAGCTGATAAAGACCAGGAAAGTTCAACCTTACGTTCATGCTGGCTGGTTTTGCAGATGTGTTCGGTTAGCAAAACTGCATCTTATTTCAGCCGCATACCTAGTGATGAGGAATATGCTTCAGTCCTTAGGAAAACAAGAAGTTGCAAGGAAACAGAGGAATGGGCTATGCAAACTACTGCCAAATACATACAGGGCAGACTGAAATAACGACTTACTCTGCCCAGTACCAGGAGACTGAGTTATTCTAAAAGACAGGATGATGTTACTCAGAACCTGTAGGTGGAGTtgtaaaaagctgaaaataaagttgCATACAATTCACCCCACTGCAAAGGCTTTTGTTCAATTCTTTCTTTCATGCCCCCACCCTTTTTCCTTACTTGGGTCTCTTCTGTAATCACCAAGGAATTCTTCCAGGCTAACAAATCCATCACCATCTTTATCATGTTCTTCTAAAGCCTCCTGAATGACAAAGTCCTTTTGCATACATACAAAAAGCAAAGTATCAATTTGTGGAAAATTAGCATCTTGTAATCAAGAGAAACAGCAATAAATCATTTTAGAGCATTAAGGTATTCTTTAAAGTAAAGACTTGCTCATTTCAAATCCACTTTTCTGTTTTATGCAGACTAGAGCAGTAATTGGTTCCGGTGCAACAAAACAGATCTGTTCTTAAAAGTTCAGGATGTCAGGTTTTATGAAAACCAAATCTGAAAGGTGAATCCTTCAACATAATTCAAAACTACACAAGTAGGTGAGAAACATGAATTTGTACAAAGCTGTATCATCTCATTTCCCTATTCTTTTTCATGTGATGTATTCGctaatttgcatttttgcaaCTTTATACAATTATTAGGAAAACTGGTTTTTTGGTCCTGTGTTTGCCAGTGTGCCTGTTCTTGCAGTTCTGTCCTTTCTTGTTTGTCTGTAACCAACAGTTATGTCAACACAAATGGAGGCTCTGTTTGCACGGTGTTCCTCCTGACAGTTAGCTCTGCAGCATCAGATAGCCAAAACCAAAGGCTCTATTGCAGAAAAGCACCAATGTACTTTTAACTGGGGTCAACTGCCAGTACCGGGCTGGAATGACACCAACAGTCACAGCAGTGATGGGACAGATGACTAATGACAAAGTGTTTCTGGCTGAAATCATAATCCCCCAAACTCTAACCATAGTACAGTCAGTATTAAAGCTTCAGCTGGGCTTCAATGCTCTTTTTTGGCCATAAAAGTGACTATTGTGTCCCTTTAAGCAAGGTGAGAGTAACTAGCACTTGACCTTTTCCTGTGCCATGAAATCTTTCTTGTAAGTCCCCCTAACTAGCACTGAACTCTGAATGAGGCCTTAAACTTCCTCAAGCTAAAATCTCACTGATGTACTTCCAACCTAACAGAGTTTAAGACAGAGCTATGTCAATCCAATCCCAAAAGTCTGGGATAGTTGTGCAATAATAGTTCTTGAAACAGATTGCAAAGAAAAGCACTGAACTACTGCTCCAGCTCCTGAACTCCAGCACTGGATCCACAACACATtagctgatttttaatttggtcTGTAAAAGCAATACACGTAACAGCTCAAAAGCACGCTTCCTGTAGGACTGGGGCTAAGCACATGCATTAAAAAGATGTTACATTTATCTACACAGGCTGATAGAGACATCCTCTTATATCCTTACCGTCATATACTCCACTTCTTCAGGGTGTTCAAAAGCAACAAATTCATCCACGTTGAGATCAGGAACATCATCTCTATTAGCTTTTTCAAAAcgctttttctcctttaaatgaAGCTTAGAAAATAGATTTAGTTAGAGTgcttaatgaaaaggaaaaacaacattaTAGTAGCTGGCTGTAAGCTTATTAGAATATTAATTGTTTCGCATTACCTACTCATATTACACTGCTGTTGTATTTTCACTAAAAAGAGCTCATCCAGAGCAACAAGAACAGCACTTTTAGTTGAGGTCGTTTTATTCTAAGAATTGCataaaaacttcctttttttcaattttaggAGACATTTAAAACACACTCTTAGCCAAGGCTTCAAGAACACAAAAAGGAGATAATGAAAAGACCGATAATTCTTGTCTTTATACAGGCTTCCTCTTCTAAAAGTCACCAATTCCCAAACGAACCTAGTGGACTACAATGATTATAATTAATGGTAGCCATTGCAAATtccaaaatttacattttaaggaCATTTAACCTTCTGGATCTATATCTCCTTTATATCAAGGGCTGTTTGTAGTTCAAAGAAGGTCTTGAAACATCATATatgtaaaatgtcttttctgaagCCATTTTAAGCACTGAAGGATTAGACAGATTCCTTTAATAGAAGACTGTTATCCCTTACCTCTGGacatatttcaaagcaaagtcaCTTCTCTAACCTGTTTTAAGTATAAATATTagcatggcttttaaaaataggtaaTACCCACAATAAGTAGGCAAGTTCTTATTGCTGAATGTCTCGCACTTCCTGTTTCTGTATTCCAAATGTGCAAaaatttttgtacttttttcctgtttcatttcaTACAGTCTCTTTAGACAAAATACACATTGATAACTGATTTCTACTCAAACTGCCTGTAATGTGAGCTATAAAAATTTAGGAATCCCATGATTAAATGTGTTGTGCTATCAGTGTGACTCTGATATGGGTAAGGGAGGGTCCAGCAAACCAGAGAtcacaaatactttaaaaatatccattttaaaTTGTACTTCTTAGTTTATATCCTATTTATTGACACTTCTCTCAAAATTAGGCTAATCTGATTAATACAGAGCATAGCAtgtaacaaataaaatataagatAGTAACTattctgcaaaataattaaatgtacTCTTAAAGAAAAGATGGTCTTAGCTGAGCGTTTAAATAGGAAGGCAATTCAGAAGGACTGACTACAGAAACTACTAGACATAAACCTGAACTACTGAggggaaaagtatttttcagccGGTTTTTTGAGGTGATGAACAAGGCTGCCACCTTCTGGTGAATTCATATCTT
Coding sequences:
- the RCN2 gene encoding reticulocalbin-2 isoform X1, with protein sequence MRRRRALVPGLGLALVLVLAALGAAHGQHRADYDREALLGGQEEAEEYARLSPEEQQRRLRAIVKKIDSDGDGLLTKDELSSWIQQSFKHYVTQEAKQHFNDYDKDGDGLVSWKEYNMQMYDRVIDFDENTVLEDQEEESFRQLHLKEKKRFEKANRDDVPDLNVDEFVAFEHPEEVEYMTDFVIQEALEEHDKDGDGFVSLEEFLGDYRRDPTAREDPEWILVEKDRFVNDYDKDNDGKLNPQELLSWIVPNNQGIAQEEALHLIEEMDLNDDKKLSEAEILKNQDLFLNSEATDYGRQLHDERFYHEEL
- the RCN2 gene encoding reticulocalbin-2 isoform X2, with the protein product MRRRRALVPGLGLALVLVLAALGAAHGQHRADYDREALLGGQEEAEEYARLSPEEQQRRLRAIVKKIDSDGDGLLTKDELSSWIQQSFKHYVTQEAKQHFNDYDKDGDGLVSWKEYNMQMYDRVIDFDENTVLEDQEEESFRQEKKRFEKANRDDVPDLNVDEFVAFEHPEEVEYMTDFVIQEALEEHDKDGDGFVSLEEFLGDYRRDPTAREDPEWILVEKDRFVNDYDKDNDGKLNPQELLSWIVPNNQGIAQEEALHLIEEMDLNDDKKLSEAEILKNQDLFLNSEATDYGRQLHDERFYHEEL